A region from the Candidatus Electrothrix scaldis genome encodes:
- the hpt gene encoding hypoxanthine phosphoribosyltransferase — protein MKINKTILQRQEIAERIETLGQQLSKDYAGKKLVAIGILNGAFIFLADLVRAIDLPLEVDFIRVASYGEATESSGSITLSKEPELDLAGKDVLLVEDIVDSGTTMAWLQEYFTTQHKANSVKACTLIDKDERRTVEVQIDYAGFKLERGFLVGYGLDCAQAYRNLPDICSLGE, from the coding sequence ATGAAAATAAACAAAACCATTCTTCAACGTCAGGAAATCGCGGAACGAATTGAGACTCTCGGTCAGCAGCTCAGCAAAGACTATGCCGGGAAAAAGCTGGTTGCGATTGGTATCCTGAACGGTGCCTTTATTTTTCTTGCCGATCTGGTCCGGGCTATTGACCTACCTCTTGAGGTCGATTTCATCCGGGTGGCAAGCTATGGGGAGGCTACGGAAAGCAGCGGCTCCATCACCCTGAGTAAGGAACCGGAACTTGATCTGGCAGGTAAAGACGTTCTCCTTGTGGAAGACATCGTGGACAGTGGCACCACGATGGCCTGGTTGCAGGAATATTTCACCACCCAGCACAAGGCCAACTCGGTCAAAGCCTGCACCCTGATTGATAAAGATGAGCGGCGAACCGTTGAGGTGCAGATCGACTATGCGGGCTTTAAGCTTGAAAGAGGTTTTCTCGTGGGATATGGGTTGGATTGCGCCCAGGCCTATCGCAATCTGCCGGATATTTGTTCGTTGGGGGAATAG
- a CDS encoding AI-2E family transporter, with translation MVKHQNVNKIILLIMVTAISALFLTMIRQYLMAIFMAGLFSAMTAPAHRWLTPRLNNRENLSSILLIVAIVCLFLIPLTLLIGVVIGQAVHVGESVSPWISSFVEEPGVLSEHISKIPHYEIILPYRDMILAKSGDLVSNISKIAIDSLTSLTKITLNALFNVVIMLYVMFYFLSMGKVLLKKILYYLPMSHEDEERLLLRFTSVAGATMKSTFIIGILQGGFCGFAFFLAGIQGAVFWGTVMAVLSIIPAVGTAVVWVPALIILAIGGDISGVIILAILCGAVAGNLDNLLRPRLVGKDTEMHDLFVLFGTLGGITLFGVLGIIIGPIISALFITIWEIYGDAFQEYLPEVGQLGAEKAPLDEPEETEASEVLPHE, from the coding sequence ATGGTGAAGCACCAGAATGTCAATAAGATCATACTGCTGATCATGGTAACGGCGATATCCGCCCTCTTCCTGACCATGATCCGCCAGTATCTCATGGCTATCTTCATGGCTGGCCTGTTTTCTGCCATGACCGCTCCTGCCCATCGCTGGTTAACCCCGCGCCTGAACAACCGGGAGAACTTATCCTCCATCCTCCTTATCGTTGCCATCGTCTGCCTCTTCCTGATTCCCTTAACCCTACTTATCGGCGTTGTTATCGGTCAGGCTGTGCATGTAGGCGAATCCGTAAGCCCGTGGATAAGCTCCTTTGTCGAGGAACCTGGAGTTCTGTCGGAACACATCAGCAAGATACCGCATTATGAAATCATCTTGCCCTATCGGGACATGATCCTGGCAAAATCCGGCGACCTTGTAAGTAATATCAGTAAAATAGCTATAGATTCACTGACTTCTCTTACCAAAATTACACTCAACGCTCTGTTTAACGTTGTCATCATGCTCTATGTAATGTTTTACTTCCTGAGCATGGGCAAGGTGCTGCTGAAAAAGATACTCTATTACCTCCCCATGTCCCATGAGGATGAGGAGCGCCTTTTGCTCCGTTTCACCTCCGTGGCCGGGGCCACCATGAAATCCACCTTTATTATCGGCATACTCCAGGGCGGATTCTGTGGTTTTGCCTTTTTCCTTGCTGGCATACAAGGGGCTGTTTTCTGGGGAACGGTTATGGCGGTCCTGTCTATCATCCCGGCGGTGGGCACGGCAGTGGTATGGGTCCCTGCCCTGATTATTCTTGCCATAGGCGGTGATATTTCCGGGGTTATTATCCTGGCGATTCTTTGCGGCGCCGTTGCAGGCAATCTGGACAATCTGCTCCGTCCCCGCTTAGTGGGCAAAGATACAGAGATGCACGACCTCTTTGTTCTCTTCGGCACCTTGGGCGGCATCACCTTGTTCGGGGTCCTCGGCATTATTATTGGCCCCATTATCTCTGCTCTTTTCATCACCATCTGGGAAATATACGGAGATGCCTTTCAGGAATATCTGCCGGAAGTCGGCCAACTGGGGGCAGAGAAAGCCCCCCTTGATGAGCCCGAAGAAACGGAAGCTTCAGAAGTTCTTCCTCATGAGTAA
- a CDS encoding C-GCAxxG-C-C family protein gives MNQENSITEREKMADRATQLFAEGFHCSQAVLCACGELFRDEPPSPEVVAAMAPFAGGMGSTGKVCGALSGALATIGFTLGKTTPKQENHQQMCSISYAMIQKFSEITEQHGSIECSDIAQVDWKDKEAVQNFRTNPDSTRKNCVRVVRETSNTLYDLITEKLQQN, from the coding sequence ATGAACCAGGAAAACAGCATCACAGAACGGGAAAAAATGGCAGATAGGGCTACACAACTTTTTGCAGAAGGTTTTCATTGCAGTCAGGCAGTGCTCTGCGCCTGTGGTGAACTCTTCAGAGACGAGCCGCCTTCACCGGAAGTCGTCGCTGCAATGGCCCCCTTTGCCGGAGGCATGGGCAGCACAGGTAAGGTATGCGGAGCCCTGTCAGGTGCCTTGGCAACCATCGGTTTCACCTTAGGTAAAACAACACCTAAGCAGGAAAACCATCAGCAGATGTGCAGCATCAGCTATGCAATGATCCAAAAATTTTCTGAAATTACCGAGCAGCACGGTAGCATAGAGTGTTCTGATATCGCACAAGTGGACTGGAAGGACAAAGAGGCGGTTCAGAATTTTCGGACCAACCCAGACAGCACCCGCAAAAACTGTGTCCGGGTTGTTCGGGAAACCAGTAATACTCTCTACGATCTCATCACAGAAAAACTCCAGCAGAACTGA
- the mce gene encoding methylmalonyl-CoA epimerase has protein sequence MLKKIDHIGIAVHSIDQARLFYEQALGLHCERIEEVPSQQVRTAFFALGETKIELLEPLGEDGPIAKFLQRQGEGVHHIAYGCDDAATQLKQAKEAGCRLINETPISGAGGKQIGFLHPKSTHGVLTELCSAQQATE, from the coding sequence ATGCTGAAAAAAATTGACCATATAGGCATAGCGGTCCATTCCATCGATCAGGCCCGTCTTTTTTACGAACAGGCCTTAGGGCTACATTGCGAACGAATTGAGGAGGTTCCATCCCAACAGGTTCGCACGGCTTTTTTTGCTCTCGGTGAAACCAAAATAGAGCTGCTTGAACCCTTAGGCGAAGACGGTCCCATTGCAAAATTCTTACAACGCCAGGGCGAAGGAGTGCATCACATCGCCTATGGCTGTGATGATGCAGCGACCCAGCTGAAGCAGGCGAAAGAGGCCGGATGTCGTCTTATTAACGAAACACCCATTTCCGGGGCAGGCGGAAAACAGATAGGCTTTCTCCACCCCAAATCCACTCACGGAGTGCTGACCGAACTCTGTTCAGCACAGCAAGCCACGGAGTAA
- a CDS encoding acyl-CoA carboxylase subunit beta translates to MQEIIDRLEAKREAARLGGGQKRIDKQHAQGKLTARERIELFLDAGSFEEWDMFVEHRCVDFGMADKKIPGDGVVTGYGTVCGRLVFVYSQDFTVFGGSLSAAHAEKICKIMDHAIKVGAPVVGLNDSGGARIQEGVEALAGYADVFQRNVLASGVIPQLSMIMGPCAGGAVYSPAMTDFIFMVKNTSYMFVTGPDVVKTVTHEVVTAEELGGAATHTARSGVADLAFENGVEALLMLRRLINYLPSNNREAPPIWPCNDTPERVDYSLDSLIPDDPNKPYDMKELITKVVDECDFFELQPDFAANIIIGMARMQGSTVGIVANQPMVLAGCLDISSSRKAARFVRFCDAFNIPLLTFVDVPGFLPGTAQEYGGIIKHGAKLLYAYAEATVPKITVITRKAYGGAYDVMSSKHLRGDVNLAWPSAEIAVMGPKGAVEIIFRADSQDSEMAKERTAEYTARFANPFVAGSRGFIDDVIMPHHTRMRICRSLAMLRNKKLENPWRKHGNIPL, encoded by the coding sequence ATGCAGGAAATCATTGATCGACTTGAGGCAAAACGCGAAGCCGCCCGTTTAGGCGGTGGCCAGAAACGGATTGACAAACAACATGCCCAGGGAAAACTGACCGCCCGTGAACGCATCGAACTTTTTCTGGACGCAGGCAGTTTTGAAGAATGGGATATGTTTGTGGAACATCGCTGCGTGGATTTCGGCATGGCAGATAAAAAAATCCCTGGAGACGGGGTGGTCACGGGCTATGGCACGGTTTGCGGCCGTCTGGTCTTTGTCTACAGCCAGGATTTTACCGTGTTTGGCGGTTCGCTTTCTGCTGCTCATGCGGAAAAAATCTGCAAGATTATGGATCACGCCATTAAGGTCGGCGCACCGGTAGTCGGACTGAATGATTCCGGTGGAGCACGCATCCAGGAAGGCGTTGAGGCCCTGGCCGGGTACGCGGATGTCTTTCAGCGCAATGTGCTGGCCTCCGGGGTAATTCCCCAGCTCTCCATGATCATGGGGCCCTGTGCAGGTGGCGCGGTGTATTCTCCAGCCATGACGGATTTCATCTTCATGGTGAAAAACACCTCCTATATGTTTGTGACAGGACCGGATGTGGTCAAAACCGTGACCCATGAGGTGGTGACAGCTGAGGAGCTCGGTGGCGCAGCTACCCATACTGCCCGCTCCGGTGTTGCAGACTTGGCCTTTGAAAACGGCGTTGAGGCCCTGCTCATGCTGCGACGACTCATCAATTACCTGCCATCCAATAACCGAGAGGCCCCACCAATTTGGCCCTGCAACGATACCCCGGAACGGGTGGATTATTCTTTGGACAGCCTGATTCCAGATGATCCCAATAAGCCCTATGACATGAAAGAACTCATCACCAAGGTGGTGGATGAATGCGACTTTTTTGAACTACAACCGGACTTTGCCGCCAATATTATTATCGGCATGGCCCGGATGCAAGGCTCAACCGTAGGTATAGTTGCCAACCAACCTATGGTCTTGGCAGGGTGTCTGGATATCTCCTCATCACGTAAAGCAGCACGTTTTGTCCGTTTCTGTGATGCCTTCAATATCCCGCTACTCACCTTTGTTGATGTTCCCGGCTTCCTCCCTGGCACAGCTCAGGAGTATGGCGGAATTATTAAACACGGTGCTAAACTTCTCTACGCCTATGCTGAAGCAACCGTCCCCAAAATCACAGTCATCACTCGTAAGGCATATGGCGGGGCCTATGATGTGATGAGTTCTAAACACCTGCGCGGCGATGTCAACCTTGCCTGGCCCAGCGCTGAAATCGCGGTAATGGGTCCTAAGGGTGCAGTGGAGATTATTTTCCGTGCAGACAGCCAAGACAGTGAAATGGCAAAAGAGCGAACTGCTGAATACACAGCCCGTTTTGCAAATCCCTTTGTTGCAGGTAGCCGAGGTTTTATTGATGATGTCATCATGCCACACCATACCCGCATGCGTATCTGTCGTTCTCTGGCCATGCTGCGCAATAAAAAGCTAGAAAACCCCTGGCGTAAACACGGCAATATCCCCTTATAG
- a CDS encoding OmpA family protein: protein MNTDPVILIQLKSNVFFDFSSKKINTSGSTIIRHLVSDVLVASPRYKTISIVGHTDNVGTAENNLRLSKKRSDIVVEELQKQLRRLGDTANGVHSFQIESMGVGESQPIEHTEQEMASQANRRLEIFLSPSSIALHKTEKYIQCLHHWDDTAPESDLADCFLEYMVIQE, encoded by the coding sequence GTGAACACCGACCCCGTGATACTTATCCAGCTTAAAAGTAACGTGTTCTTTGATTTCAGTTCAAAAAAAATCAACACATCAGGCTCTACCATTATACGCCACTTGGTAAGCGACGTCCTTGTTGCATCACCCAGGTATAAAACAATCAGCATCGTCGGGCATACAGATAATGTGGGCACAGCGGAGAACAACTTGCGTCTCAGCAAAAAACGCTCTGATATCGTTGTAGAAGAACTCCAGAAGCAGCTGCGCAGGCTAGGCGATACCGCCAATGGAGTTCATTCATTTCAGATAGAAAGCATGGGGGTTGGAGAATCACAGCCCATTGAGCACACAGAGCAGGAGATGGCATCACAAGCTAACCGGCGTCTTGAGATATTTCTCTCCCCCTCTTCCATTGCCCTGCATAAAACGGAAAAATACATTCAGTGCCTGCACCACTGGGACGACACAGCACCTGAATCTGACCTTGCCGACTGTTTTCTTGAGTACATGGTAATACAAGAATAA
- the tssH gene encoding type VI secretion system ATPase TssH: MVIVDIKGLLLHLNPFCSNALQAAAGLSVSRTHYEVTIEHFLLKVLDELHADWPLIFERFGVESGQVRKKLDEVLEDYTSGNSGKPVFSPMLLDLVQEAWLIASIDLSDRKIRSGALLLSLLARPAYYATGQYMDILRTINREELLKEFWAITKPSVEAVSREERIQQESKESATGKEGFLARFCQDFTENARQGKIDRVFGRDKEIRLMIDILARRRKNNPICVGEPGVGKTAVVEGLALRIVEGDVPDAIKGTSLLVLDMGLLEAGAGMKGEFENRLNGVITEIKQSATPIILFIDEAHTLVGAGGSAGGGDAANLLKPALARGELRTVAATTWTEYKKYFEKDPALARRFQLVKLDEPNTETTTLILRGIKDSYEKAHKVIVRDDAVQAASELADRYISGRFLPDKAIDLLDTACARISINLATKPPSLEDLERSIAALRREQQAILRDQENNVPIDTERLEEISEEVSKLDGQRQELEERWLQEKEAANRVVDLRNQLYDAVHQEQADTEETEQTEKVTEGESEEASEDIEQLADPDTLRQQLAEADANLTALQEQDPLIQIEVNPDIVAQVAADWTGIPLGRMLRDEAENIINFESIIGKKIKGQDHALSAMGEVIRAAKAGINNPHQPQGVFLFSGPSGVGKTATALALAEQIFGSEKSVVTINMSEFQESHTTSRLIGSPPGYVGFGEGGMLTEAVRKMPYSVVLLDEVEKAHIDIMNLFYQVFDKGMLTDGEGKEINFRNTIIILTSNLGTDVIQEMTSGEERPPVEAVMGAVRPMLSQYFKPALLARTTVIPFFSLDRDAMENIVEIKLQGLRDTLMNNNRMKLDWTAKVVQQIAARCTEVETGARNIEYILSGNVLPKLSREILTQMSGGQLPAGVTLDVDEQGEFTMQFQDVQNNKS, translated from the coding sequence ATGGTTATCGTTGATATCAAAGGATTGCTGCTGCATCTCAATCCCTTCTGTAGCAATGCTCTTCAGGCCGCAGCTGGCCTATCGGTCTCCCGAACCCATTACGAGGTGACCATTGAACATTTTCTCCTCAAAGTTCTTGATGAGCTCCATGCCGACTGGCCTCTCATTTTCGAACGGTTTGGCGTTGAATCCGGTCAGGTTCGTAAAAAACTCGACGAGGTCCTGGAAGATTACACCAGCGGCAACTCAGGAAAACCAGTATTTTCTCCCATGCTTCTGGATCTTGTCCAGGAAGCATGGTTGATCGCCTCCATTGATCTCAGTGACCGGAAAATCCGTTCAGGAGCCCTCCTTCTCTCTCTCCTCGCCCGCCCTGCCTATTATGCGACTGGTCAGTACATGGACATCCTCCGAACTATCAACCGAGAAGAACTCCTCAAGGAATTTTGGGCCATCACCAAACCTTCCGTGGAGGCTGTCAGTCGAGAGGAACGTATCCAGCAAGAATCCAAGGAAAGCGCAACAGGGAAAGAAGGTTTTCTGGCTCGCTTTTGTCAGGATTTCACAGAGAACGCCCGTCAGGGAAAAATAGACCGCGTCTTTGGCCGTGACAAAGAAATCCGTTTAATGATTGATATTCTGGCACGGAGACGGAAAAACAATCCTATTTGTGTCGGCGAGCCTGGGGTTGGCAAGACCGCTGTGGTGGAAGGCCTTGCCCTACGTATTGTAGAGGGCGATGTACCTGATGCGATCAAAGGCACTTCTTTACTGGTCCTGGATATGGGCCTTTTAGAAGCAGGTGCGGGGATGAAGGGCGAGTTTGAAAATCGCCTCAATGGAGTAATCACAGAGATCAAACAATCAGCAACTCCCATTATCCTCTTTATTGATGAGGCACACACTTTAGTGGGAGCTGGAGGCTCGGCAGGGGGCGGTGATGCAGCCAATCTGCTCAAACCTGCTCTGGCTCGGGGAGAGTTGCGCACCGTTGCAGCAACAACCTGGACCGAATATAAAAAATATTTTGAAAAAGACCCTGCCCTGGCCCGTAGGTTCCAATTGGTCAAGCTGGATGAACCCAACACCGAAACTACTACGCTGATCCTGCGTGGCATCAAGGATAGTTACGAAAAGGCCCATAAGGTCATTGTCCGTGATGATGCTGTCCAAGCTGCCAGCGAACTTGCTGACCGGTATATCTCAGGGCGTTTTCTTCCTGATAAGGCAATAGATCTGCTGGATACAGCCTGCGCACGGATCAGCATTAATCTGGCGACCAAGCCACCTTCTCTCGAAGATCTGGAGCGTTCCATCGCTGCCTTGAGACGGGAGCAGCAAGCGATATTACGAGATCAGGAAAACAATGTCCCGATAGATACAGAGCGTCTTGAAGAAATCAGCGAAGAAGTCAGTAAGCTGGACGGACAGCGGCAGGAATTGGAGGAACGCTGGTTACAGGAAAAAGAGGCGGCCAATCGCGTTGTTGACCTGCGAAATCAACTCTACGATGCCGTGCATCAGGAGCAGGCCGACACAGAAGAGACAGAACAGACGGAGAAAGTTACAGAGGGTGAGTCCGAGGAAGCCTCGGAAGATATAGAGCAACTTGCCGATCCAGATACCCTGCGCCAACAACTTGCCGAGGCAGATGCAAATCTGACAGCACTGCAAGAGCAAGATCCTTTGATTCAAATTGAGGTCAATCCAGACATTGTGGCGCAAGTGGCTGCTGACTGGACAGGAATTCCTCTGGGTAGGATGCTGCGTGATGAGGCAGAAAATATCATCAACTTTGAATCCATTATAGGGAAAAAGATTAAGGGGCAAGATCACGCGCTTTCTGCTATGGGAGAGGTCATTCGGGCGGCCAAGGCAGGTATCAACAATCCGCACCAACCCCAGGGTGTTTTCCTCTTTTCGGGTCCGTCTGGCGTAGGAAAAACCGCTACAGCTCTGGCTCTTGCCGAGCAAATCTTTGGCAGCGAGAAAAGCGTAGTCACCATTAATATGAGCGAATTCCAGGAAAGCCATACAACCAGTCGCCTGATCGGTTCTCCTCCCGGTTATGTGGGATTCGGCGAGGGCGGGATGCTCACCGAAGCTGTACGAAAAATGCCCTACAGCGTTGTCCTGCTTGATGAGGTGGAAAAAGCGCATATTGATATTATGAACCTTTTTTACCAGGTCTTTGATAAGGGGATGCTCACCGATGGAGAAGGGAAAGAAATCAACTTCCGTAATACGATCATCATTCTTACCTCCAATCTTGGGACAGATGTAATCCAGGAAATGACATCCGGGGAGGAGCGCCCACCGGTTGAAGCGGTCATGGGAGCGGTACGGCCCATGCTCTCCCAATATTTTAAGCCAGCCCTACTGGCCAGGACAACAGTGATTCCTTTCTTCAGCCTGGATCGGGATGCTATGGAAAATATCGTGGAGATCAAGCTCCAAGGCTTGCGCGACACGCTCATGAACAACAACCGGATGAAACTCGACTGGACCGCAAAGGTGGTGCAGCAGATTGCAGCCCGCTGTACGGAAGTCGAAACAGGAGCACGAAATATTGAATATATCCTTAGTGGTAACGTACTCCCAAAACTGTCCAGAGAGATCCTTACCCAGATGAGCGGCGGCCAGCTCCCTGCCGGAGTTACGCTCGATGTTGATGAGCAGGGGGAGTTTACCATGCAGTTTCAGGATGTGCAGAATAATAAGAGCTGA
- a CDS encoding DUF2169 domain-containing protein encodes MKQPIFFLRKPETLSLLYHLDEESRDRENQQLTVTMLAGFRLDPKPELLEEGDFWQPVKELDAVPFDLGMPKPAGEFLVAGTCHAPDNQSTLACPVRAKVGSVAKNLLVFGDRWWISNNKVTFPVPFKSMDLSWERSFGGAPEYDNPLGRGLHPVLCLDGKERKPLPNIQHPDRVLASPFEQQYPVGFGPEGLDWPSRRALTGSLNDTWLAQRWPKPPQNASPLLSHLAPQDQHFSDFLQGDESIRLHNMHPERSLIESQLPGRRCRCFLGNRSADQTFLEMQCNLDTLWLFPQHDTGILIWRAGLAELPEWDTEEYYLAASLEPMAEPPEEAASCYRAIIPLTSLAESKASEPESDSLSESDEKITAKSEKKDAAPQVDPVAAAIAEKTAAAKAKLTPLLASFGISADELLGQSAVAQTGQGAQSLTPAHLAQRSAHLHKELDKMLLRTGLTSKDIQLDDVAQVAKPKKKADAARIATAIAAMKSFGIEDEALFAEMRALEQQAEQVKTAEQKKRPDRTGSHLPCTAVMTRDEVIDAYTRGESLAGMNLSGLDLSGLVLDQADFRGAVLEGVNFTQTSLQGADCREALLNNADCTHAILTNCNLQNCVATKMLAVGANFSGADLSKSRFDTSDFSRARLTKVKASRAKFAACMLTEVDARNADMERAVFKGADLTAIHCTGTNLHRTNFNRALLDRANFSDSNLEGAWFAEAEGDETLFCRAKLSRSKCNSTTLSNADFSEAEMVQLAWSESIFLDAIMRHGILDQAMLAQCDFRRADFSRTSLKQANLMYSDLRQSSLYKSNAFKARFRHTHLEESNCCDANFYGADLYKASLQKTLLDGTNLDATLFAVQFPI; translated from the coding sequence GTGAAGCAGCCGATTTTTTTCCTTCGCAAACCCGAGACTCTGTCACTCCTGTACCACCTGGACGAGGAGAGCAGGGACAGGGAAAACCAGCAGCTGACCGTAACCATGCTGGCCGGATTCCGTCTTGATCCGAAGCCGGAGCTGCTGGAGGAAGGCGATTTTTGGCAGCCGGTCAAGGAACTGGATGCTGTCCCCTTTGATCTGGGGATGCCCAAACCGGCAGGGGAATTTCTGGTGGCCGGAACATGCCACGCGCCTGACAATCAATCGACGCTGGCCTGTCCGGTCAGGGCCAAGGTCGGGAGCGTGGCAAAAAATCTGCTCGTGTTCGGTGACCGGTGGTGGATCAGCAATAACAAAGTGACCTTCCCGGTTCCGTTCAAAAGCATGGACTTGAGCTGGGAACGATCATTCGGCGGCGCCCCGGAATATGACAATCCCCTTGGCCGAGGACTGCATCCCGTTCTTTGCCTGGATGGCAAAGAAAGAAAGCCCTTGCCTAATATCCAGCATCCTGACAGGGTGCTTGCTTCCCCTTTTGAACAGCAATACCCGGTGGGATTCGGCCCAGAAGGACTGGACTGGCCCTCCCGCCGTGCTCTGACTGGTAGCCTCAATGATACCTGGCTTGCCCAGCGCTGGCCGAAACCGCCTCAAAATGCATCTCCCCTGCTCTCTCATCTGGCCCCCCAGGATCAACATTTTTCCGATTTTCTCCAGGGCGATGAATCCATACGCCTGCATAATATGCACCCTGAACGCTCACTCATTGAATCGCAGCTTCCCGGTCGTCGCTGCCGCTGTTTTCTCGGGAACCGGTCTGCTGACCAAACATTTCTAGAAATGCAATGCAATCTGGATACGCTCTGGCTCTTTCCACAGCATGATACTGGTATTCTCATCTGGCGAGCAGGATTGGCTGAATTACCAGAATGGGACACTGAAGAATACTATCTCGCAGCCAGCTTGGAACCAATGGCAGAACCACCCGAAGAGGCGGCGAGCTGTTATCGTGCCATCATCCCCTTAACCTCATTAGCAGAATCCAAGGCCAGTGAACCGGAATCTGATTCCTTGTCAGAATCTGATGAAAAAATAACAGCAAAATCTGAAAAAAAAGATGCTGCACCGCAAGTTGATCCTGTTGCCGCTGCCATTGCCGAGAAAACAGCGGCAGCCAAGGCCAAACTGACACCACTCCTGGCATCCTTTGGGATTTCGGCAGATGAACTGCTGGGACAATCTGCAGTAGCGCAGACTGGTCAGGGAGCGCAATCCTTAACCCCAGCCCATCTTGCCCAACGTTCAGCTCATCTGCACAAAGAGCTGGATAAAATGCTTCTGAGGACCGGACTGACCTCAAAGGACATTCAGCTGGATGACGTAGCACAGGTCGCAAAGCCAAAAAAAAAGGCAGATGCAGCCCGTATTGCTACAGCCATTGCCGCTATGAAATCTTTCGGTATTGAGGACGAGGCCCTCTTTGCCGAGATGCGGGCCCTTGAGCAGCAGGCGGAACAGGTCAAAACAGCTGAACAAAAAAAACGCCCGGACAGGACAGGGAGTCATCTCCCCTGCACAGCCGTCATGACCAGAGATGAGGTCATAGATGCTTATACTCGCGGAGAGTCGCTGGCTGGCATGAACCTCAGCGGCCTAGACCTTTCTGGTCTGGTGCTTGATCAAGCTGATTTTCGCGGAGCAGTACTTGAAGGGGTCAACTTCACTCAGACCTCTTTGCAAGGAGCTGACTGTCGTGAAGCCTTACTCAATAACGCAGACTGTACGCATGCAATACTGACAAACTGCAATTTACAAAACTGCGTTGCAACGAAGATGCTGGCTGTCGGGGCTAATTTTTCCGGGGCCGATCTGAGCAAATCACGCTTTGATACAAGTGATTTCAGCCGAGCCCGCCTGACAAAGGTGAAGGCAAGCCGAGCCAAGTTTGCTGCCTGCATGCTCACAGAGGTTGATGCCCGCAATGCCGATATGGAACGAGCTGTTTTTAAAGGGGCAGATCTCACTGCAATACATTGTACTGGTACTAATCTCCACCGAACGAATTTCAACCGAGCCCTGCTGGACAGAGCGAATTTCTCTGACAGCAACTTAGAAGGGGCCTGGTTTGCAGAAGCCGAAGGAGATGAGACGCTCTTCTGTCGAGCCAAATTAAGTCGGTCCAAATGTAATAGTACCACTCTGTCAAACGCAGATTTTAGCGAGGCGGAAATGGTACAACTTGCCTGGAGTGAGTCCATCTTTTTGGATGCCATTATGCGGCACGGAATACTTGATCAAGCCATGCTGGCACAATGTGATTTTCGCCGGGCAGATTTCAGCCGCACCTCCCTGAAGCAGGCCAATCTGATGTACAGTGACCTACGCCAGAGTTCGCTCTATAAAAGCAACGCCTTCAAGGCCCGCTTCCGTCACACCCATTTGGAAGAAAGTAATTGCTGTGATGCCAACTTCTATGGAGCAGACCTGTACAAGGCCTCTCTCCAAAAAACGCTGCTGGATGGAACCAACCTTGATGCCACTCTGTTTGCCGTACAATTTCCCATATGA